The genomic stretch AACAAAAAGAAACTACTACATCGCAACGGATAACATTGGCAGTGTACTGTAGGATTGTGGTGAACAATAGCATCCGAAAGGGgatttttcgattgtttcgccaCCACACTGTGTCGACACAGGGTGACCCCCGCGCATCCATTTGAGAGGTATACGCAGTGGGGGGGAAGGTTTCTAACTAAAACTGCAAGTGTGTGTGCTTGCGGTACGGTCtactgttgtgtgtgtgtgtgtgctgacattaaaataataaaggtTGTTGTTTCTctgttacttttttgtttgttggttctAAACATGTTCTAACCTCACAACCGTCCAAATCGTTGGATCCAGTTTGACTCTTGATTATATTGTAGGTTTTAACGAACGGTGCCTTTAGCAGCTGGTTATTTGGCAGGATGAACCCGACCAGGGACATTAGGAGACAAAGAACGACAGACACAGTACAGGAGGAAAGAAAATACGGAAAGAGACGAAAGACGAAAGAGTGGATTAATTTCGTGTCCCGCGACGCCCCCGGCGTGCTTTCTTGCGCCAACTTTCGGTGGTCGTCCGTGAAAAATGAATCCCCGAAGGGCACCATCCTCGTATCTACCATACTCCCTAGAGCGTAAGACTTACCTCCCAGGATTCGCGTGTGTATTCGGAGATTTCTCCTTCACTAGCGGAACGACCGTCCTGCAACAAGAGGGGATGGATGGTAAGgatggaaccgaaccgaaccgaccgagtgCCGAACAGTGCGCAAACAGTTACCTTCGACGGGCTGCCAGATTTGGCGGTCCACTCGGTGTCCATTTGAATGAGTTCGAAGCCACGCTCCTTGATGGTCGCTTCATCCAGCTCGCCGTACAGATGCTGCACCCAGGCGTTCAGGAAGCGATACAACTCGTCCACTCTGGAAGCATCCACAAACCATGTTAATCAAAT from Anopheles cruzii unplaced genomic scaffold, idAnoCruzAS_RS32_06 scaffold02499_ctg1, whole genome shotgun sequence encodes the following:
- the LOC128276801 gene encoding nuclear receptor coactivator 7-like encodes the protein LIPRPARACPDPPMYLRLRMGRKIGKNTPLPTTVMSYGKNKLRPEYWFSIPKNKVDELYRFLNAWVQHLYGELDEATIKERGFELIQMDTEWTAKSGSPSKDGRSASEGEISEYTRESWE